One genomic region from Osmerus eperlanus chromosome 6, fOsmEpe2.1, whole genome shotgun sequence encodes:
- the rtkn2 gene encoding rhotekin-2 isoform X1, translating to MANTDDPREVQNFRRNTSSRSSVSACSSLAMEIKRKKIIESTVFLQSEDTNIQEKIDFEIRMREGAYKLLVASSKKEQVLNASKNLLTCNSRIKAYLTELQKKKEEQDMMMSSRRRSFPVSNDRVACPGKVAISGLRIPLMWKDSDHFNNKGSSRRVAVFCLIRIGSEVFDTEMVVVDRSLTDICFEGVTIFSEAPPQFDLKVELYSCAIEDETTMVNTPKKLAKKLRSSFGRTSGRKLCPLLEAGDPDAFLQSNPIPPGARYSLLAYTSLGLDEAEGSFQSHSFIVLQDAESSSWLPLYGNLCCCLVAQPLCMTQHMMTGYLSQEQSVEGMYRCCSLYCALSAGSLACYYTPEEITAKVDPWLRIPIQKDTRITVVDKDPGSSRRSNSLTILNPAPGGSQAHFFSTDTRQELEDWLEAFWQHFYDQSKWLHCCNQLMKIEVLSPRKPPLFLTKQADSVYNDLSINSPGKLESITDIIHSKIEETGGHFLIGHEEEREPPNWSTLFDGTRPMVVQKTVLKPIKDSPCPSPASSSSSNANKKRRAPPPPSDQQPYTPEATPIRPAKPPLPPPPLLYQEKENRGAQARPRTKTGRPSLDTKFSAIIQQLQRNQIPARKNAPLSQVEPSGPQLLLGGYQAPEQDDPPRPVPAPRSKMRKSFREKINPKAW from the exons ATGGCGAATACGGATGATCCGCGGGAGGTTCAAAATTTCAGAAGAAACACTAGTTCCAGATCCTCTGTTTCAGCATGCTCCTCTCTCGCTATGGAgatcaaaagaaagaaaataatagaAAGTACTGTGTTTTTGCAGTCCGAG GACACCAACATCCAGGAAAAGATCGATTTTGAGATCCGCATGCGGGAGGGTGCCTACAAACTGCTGGTGGCCAGCAGTAAAAAAGAGCAGGTACTCAACGCTTCCAAGAACCTCCTGACCTGCAACTCACGCATCAAGGCCTACCTCACGGAGctgcagaagaagaaggaggaacaGGATATGATGATGTCCTCCAGGAGAAG ATCGTTTCCAGTTTCTAATGATCGCGTGGCTTGTCCAGGGAAAGTGGCGATATCTG GCCTGCGAATTCCGTTGATGTGGAAGGATTCCGACCATTTCAATAACAAAGGCA GTTCACGGAGGGTGGCTGTCTTCTGCCTGATAAGAATTGGATCAGAAGTATTTGACACAGAGATGGTGGTTGTGGACCGATCGTTGACCGACATTTGCTTTGAAGGTGTAACAATATT CAGTGAGGCACCGCCCCAGTTTGATTTGAAGGTGGAGCTGTACAGCTGTGCCATCGAGGACGAGACCACTATGGTCAACACCCCCAAGAAGCTGGCTAAGAAGCTGCGGAGCTCCTTCGGCCGAACCTCCGGAAGGAAactctgccccctgctggaagCAGGAGACCCTGACGCCTTCCTCCAGTCCAATCCCATCCCACC AGGAGCCAGGTATAGCCTGCTGGCCTACACTTCTCTGGGCCTGGACGAGGCTGAGGGCAGCTTCCAGTCCCACTCTTTCATCGTCCTCCAGGACG CGGAGTCATCCTCTTGGCTGCCGCTCTATGGTAACCTGTGTTGCTGCCTGGTGGCCCAACCCCTCTGCATGACCCAGCACATGATGACAGGCTACCTCAGTCAGGAG CAAAGTGTGGAGGGAATGTACCGCTGCTGTAGTCTGTACTGTGCCCTCAGCGCTGGCTCTCTGGCCTGCTACTACACCCCTGAGGAAATCACTGCCAAGGTGGATCCCTGGCTACGCATCCCCATCCAAAAG GACACCAGGATCACAGTGGTGGATAAAGATCCAGGGTCGAGCAGGCGGTCCAACAGTCTGACCATCCTCAACCCAGCCCCAGGAGGCTCTCAGGCCCACTTCTTCAGCACCGACACCAGGCAGGAACTGGAGGACTGGCTGGAGGCCTTTTGGCAGCACTTCTATGACCAGA GTAAGTGGCTGCACTGCTGTAACCAGCTGATGAAGATTGAGGTCCTGTCGCCACGGAAACCCCCTCTGTTCCTCACCAAACAGGCTGACTCCGTCTACAATGACCTGA GTATCAACTCTCCTGGAAAGTTGGAGAGCATCACGGACATCATCCACAGCAAAATTGAGGAAACAGGAGGTCACTTCCTTATTGGccacgaggaggagagggaaccgCCCAACTGGTCTACTCTGTTTGATGGGACCCGCCCTATGGTTGTACAGAAAACTGTCCTGAAGCCAATCAAAGACAGCCCCTGTCCTAGCcccgcctccagctcctcctccaatgCCAACAAGAAAAGAcgggccccgcccccaccctcggaccagcagccttacaccccaGAAGCCACGCCCATCAGGCCAGCTaaacctccccttcctcctcctcctcttctttaccaggagaaggagaacagggGCGCTCAGGCAAGGCCAAGAACCAAGACTGGGCGACCTTCTCTGGACACTAAGTTCTCCGCCATCATCCAGCAGCTCCAGAGGAACCAGATCCCGGCCCGGAAGAACGCCCCCCTGAGCCAGGTGGAGCCCTCCGGGCCCCAGCTCCTGCTGGGGGGGTACCAGGCTCCAGAGCAGGACGACCCCCCCAGACCGGTACCAGCTCCACGCAGCAAGATGCGGAAGTCTTTCAGGGAGAAGATTAACCCTAAAGCCTGGTGA
- the rtkn2 gene encoding rhotekin-2 isoform X2, producing the protein MREGAYKLLVASSKKEQVLNASKNLLTCNSRIKAYLTELQKKKEEQDMMMSSRRRSFPVSNDRVACPGKVAISGLRIPLMWKDSDHFNNKGSSRRVAVFCLIRIGSEVFDTEMVVVDRSLTDICFEGVTIFSEAPPQFDLKVELYSCAIEDETTMVNTPKKLAKKLRSSFGRTSGRKLCPLLEAGDPDAFLQSNPIPPGARYSLLAYTSLGLDEAEGSFQSHSFIVLQDAESSSWLPLYGNLCCCLVAQPLCMTQHMMTGYLSQEQSVEGMYRCCSLYCALSAGSLACYYTPEEITAKVDPWLRIPIQKDTRITVVDKDPGSSRRSNSLTILNPAPGGSQAHFFSTDTRQELEDWLEAFWQHFYDQSKWLHCCNQLMKIEVLSPRKPPLFLTKQADSVYNDLSINSPGKLESITDIIHSKIEETGGHFLIGHEEEREPPNWSTLFDGTRPMVVQKTVLKPIKDSPCPSPASSSSSNANKKRRAPPPPSDQQPYTPEATPIRPAKPPLPPPPLLYQEKENRGAQARPRTKTGRPSLDTKFSAIIQQLQRNQIPARKNAPLSQVEPSGPQLLLGGYQAPEQDDPPRPVPAPRSKMRKSFREKINPKAW; encoded by the exons ATGCGGGAGGGTGCCTACAAACTGCTGGTGGCCAGCAGTAAAAAAGAGCAGGTACTCAACGCTTCCAAGAACCTCCTGACCTGCAACTCACGCATCAAGGCCTACCTCACGGAGctgcagaagaagaaggaggaacaGGATATGATGATGTCCTCCAGGAGAAG ATCGTTTCCAGTTTCTAATGATCGCGTGGCTTGTCCAGGGAAAGTGGCGATATCTG GCCTGCGAATTCCGTTGATGTGGAAGGATTCCGACCATTTCAATAACAAAGGCA GTTCACGGAGGGTGGCTGTCTTCTGCCTGATAAGAATTGGATCAGAAGTATTTGACACAGAGATGGTGGTTGTGGACCGATCGTTGACCGACATTTGCTTTGAAGGTGTAACAATATT CAGTGAGGCACCGCCCCAGTTTGATTTGAAGGTGGAGCTGTACAGCTGTGCCATCGAGGACGAGACCACTATGGTCAACACCCCCAAGAAGCTGGCTAAGAAGCTGCGGAGCTCCTTCGGCCGAACCTCCGGAAGGAAactctgccccctgctggaagCAGGAGACCCTGACGCCTTCCTCCAGTCCAATCCCATCCCACC AGGAGCCAGGTATAGCCTGCTGGCCTACACTTCTCTGGGCCTGGACGAGGCTGAGGGCAGCTTCCAGTCCCACTCTTTCATCGTCCTCCAGGACG CGGAGTCATCCTCTTGGCTGCCGCTCTATGGTAACCTGTGTTGCTGCCTGGTGGCCCAACCCCTCTGCATGACCCAGCACATGATGACAGGCTACCTCAGTCAGGAG CAAAGTGTGGAGGGAATGTACCGCTGCTGTAGTCTGTACTGTGCCCTCAGCGCTGGCTCTCTGGCCTGCTACTACACCCCTGAGGAAATCACTGCCAAGGTGGATCCCTGGCTACGCATCCCCATCCAAAAG GACACCAGGATCACAGTGGTGGATAAAGATCCAGGGTCGAGCAGGCGGTCCAACAGTCTGACCATCCTCAACCCAGCCCCAGGAGGCTCTCAGGCCCACTTCTTCAGCACCGACACCAGGCAGGAACTGGAGGACTGGCTGGAGGCCTTTTGGCAGCACTTCTATGACCAGA GTAAGTGGCTGCACTGCTGTAACCAGCTGATGAAGATTGAGGTCCTGTCGCCACGGAAACCCCCTCTGTTCCTCACCAAACAGGCTGACTCCGTCTACAATGACCTGA GTATCAACTCTCCTGGAAAGTTGGAGAGCATCACGGACATCATCCACAGCAAAATTGAGGAAACAGGAGGTCACTTCCTTATTGGccacgaggaggagagggaaccgCCCAACTGGTCTACTCTGTTTGATGGGACCCGCCCTATGGTTGTACAGAAAACTGTCCTGAAGCCAATCAAAGACAGCCCCTGTCCTAGCcccgcctccagctcctcctccaatgCCAACAAGAAAAGAcgggccccgcccccaccctcggaccagcagccttacaccccaGAAGCCACGCCCATCAGGCCAGCTaaacctccccttcctcctcctcctcttctttaccaggagaaggagaacagggGCGCTCAGGCAAGGCCAAGAACCAAGACTGGGCGACCTTCTCTGGACACTAAGTTCTCCGCCATCATCCAGCAGCTCCAGAGGAACCAGATCCCGGCCCGGAAGAACGCCCCCCTGAGCCAGGTGGAGCCCTCCGGGCCCCAGCTCCTGCTGGGGGGGTACCAGGCTCCAGAGCAGGACGACCCCCCCAGACCGGTACCAGCTCCACGCAGCAAGATGCGGAAGTCTTTCAGGGAGAAGATTAACCCTAAAGCCTGGTGA